Proteins co-encoded in one Inquilinus sp. Marseille-Q2685 genomic window:
- the kynB gene encoding arylformamidase, whose product MTDLIDISPPLHVAMGVFPGDAAFRTAQTFAISPDCPVNVAEIAMSTHCGAHADAPLHYQAGGASIDALDLAAFIGPARVIDARGQDPLCRFDDIADALDGAPQRLLLRLMDRADLAAWPAGFRSLAPDTVERLALRGTRLIGVDVPSIDPETSKDLPSHKVCLAYDLRILENLWLADVEPGDYELIALPLKLVGLDAAPVRAVLRAPSAHRRQHEPDAAGADAPPDSDQARVRRISACAAG is encoded by the coding sequence ATGACGGATCTGATCGACATCTCGCCGCCGTTGCACGTCGCCATGGGGGTGTTCCCGGGCGACGCCGCCTTTCGAACGGCGCAGACCTTCGCGATCAGCCCGGATTGCCCGGTCAATGTCGCCGAGATCGCCATGTCGACCCATTGCGGCGCGCATGCCGACGCACCGCTCCACTACCAGGCGGGCGGCGCCAGCATCGACGCGCTCGACCTCGCCGCGTTCATCGGACCGGCCCGGGTGATCGATGCCCGCGGCCAAGATCCGCTCTGCCGCTTCGACGACATCGCCGATGCGCTCGATGGAGCCCCGCAGCGGCTGCTCCTTCGGCTGATGGATCGTGCGGACCTCGCCGCCTGGCCCGCCGGGTTCCGCTCACTGGCGCCGGACACCGTCGAGCGGCTGGCCTTGCGCGGAACGCGCCTGATCGGCGTGGATGTCCCATCGATCGATCCGGAGACGTCGAAGGACCTGCCGTCGCACAAGGTGTGCCTGGCCTATGATCTGAGAATCCTGGAGAATCTCTGGCTGGCCGACGTCGAGCCCGGCGACTACGAGCTCATTGCCCTTCCCTTGAAGCTGGTCGGGCTCGACGCAGCTCCCGTTCGCGCGGTGCTGCGTGCCCCGAGCGCGCATCGCCGGCAGCACGAGCCGGATGCGGCCGGCGCGGATGCGCCCCCCGACAGCGATCAGGCCAGGGTGCGGCGGATCTCCGCATGCGCCGCCGGATAG
- a CDS encoding LysR family transcriptional regulator translates to MSSPDLSDLDAFVAVARARSFRGAAALRGVSASSLSDALRRLEARLGVRLLSRTTRSVTPTEAGERLLERLAPALGEIAGALDAVNGLRDSPTGTLRLNVPSIVARHVLPPIAARFLLAHPGIRLEVTAEDSFVDVLAGGFDAGIRYEERVERDMIAVPIGPRVQRFVIAAAPSYLAARGRPHHPKDLLEHACIRHRFASGRLAGLEFERDGQVIRISPDGPLIANSIEMEVAAAVAGLGLITIFEEVLRPHLDSGALVPVMEEWWQSFSGPFLYYPSRTHMPAPLRAFVDFIKADR, encoded by the coding sequence GTGAGCAGCCCCGACCTGTCCGACCTCGATGCCTTCGTCGCCGTGGCCCGGGCCCGCAGCTTCCGCGGCGCCGCGGCCTTGCGCGGCGTCTCCGCCTCGTCGCTCAGCGACGCGCTGCGGCGGCTGGAGGCCCGGCTGGGCGTGCGCCTGTTGAGCCGCACCACCCGCAGCGTCACCCCGACCGAGGCGGGGGAACGGCTGCTGGAGCGGCTGGCCCCGGCGCTGGGCGAGATCGCCGGCGCGCTGGACGCGGTGAACGGCCTTCGCGACAGCCCCACGGGCACTCTGCGGCTGAACGTGCCGTCGATCGTCGCCCGCCACGTCCTGCCGCCGATCGCGGCCCGGTTCCTGCTGGCGCATCCCGGCATCCGGCTGGAGGTGACGGCGGAGGACAGCTTCGTCGACGTGCTGGCCGGGGGATTCGATGCCGGCATCCGCTACGAGGAGCGGGTGGAGCGCGACATGATCGCCGTGCCGATCGGCCCCCGGGTGCAGCGCTTCGTCATCGCCGCCGCCCCGTCCTACCTGGCTGCGCGCGGGCGGCCGCACCACCCCAAGGACCTGCTGGAGCACGCCTGCATCCGCCACCGCTTCGCCAGCGGCCGGCTGGCCGGCCTGGAGTTCGAGCGCGACGGCCAGGTGATCCGGATCAGCCCCGACGGGCCGCTGATCGCCAACTCGATCGAGATGGAGGTGGCGGCCGCCGTCGCCGGGCTGGGCCTGATCACGATATTCGAGGAGGTGCTGCGGCCGCATCTCGACAGCGGCGCGCTGGTGCCGGTGATGGAGGAGTGGTGGCAGAGCTTCTCCGGCCCCTTCCTCTACTATCCGAGCCGCACCCACATGCCGGCGCCGCTGCGGGCTTTCGTGGACTTCATCAAGGCCGATCGCTGA
- a CDS encoding tryptophan 2,3-dioxygenase, protein MMSYGSYLRLDKILDAQEPLSQAHGELLFIIQHQTSELWMKLAIHELGAACRQIAADELRSACRTFSRVARIQEQLNSAWDVLRTLTPSDYAAFRAELRQSSGVESHQYRMLEYIAGNKAPAPRGLAEQDPVAYARLEAVRRSPSVYDEAIRAPARSGFAIDPIALQSGISSRPPPDESVLAAWVSVYREPDRHPDFYELAEKLVDFEGHFRRWRFNHMTTVERVIGFKQGTAGTAGVPFLRQRLDVVLFPELWQARSEL, encoded by the coding sequence ATGATGTCCTATGGCAGCTACCTTCGGCTCGACAAAATCCTCGACGCGCAGGAGCCGCTGTCGCAGGCGCATGGCGAGCTTCTGTTCATCATCCAGCACCAGACCTCCGAGCTCTGGATGAAGCTGGCGATCCATGAGCTGGGCGCCGCCTGCCGCCAGATCGCGGCCGACGAGCTGCGATCTGCCTGCAGGACCTTTTCCAGAGTTGCCCGGATCCAGGAGCAGTTGAATTCGGCCTGGGACGTCCTGCGCACCCTGACGCCGAGCGACTATGCCGCGTTCCGCGCCGAACTCAGGCAATCGTCCGGCGTCGAATCCCATCAGTACCGGATGCTGGAGTATATCGCCGGCAACAAGGCTCCGGCCCCGCGGGGCTTGGCGGAGCAGGATCCCGTCGCATATGCGAGGCTGGAGGCGGTGCGTCGATCCCCCAGCGTCTATGACGAGGCGATCCGCGCCCCCGCCCGTTCCGGCTTTGCCATCGATCCGATCGCCCTCCAAAGCGGGATCTCCTCCCGCCCGCCCCCGGATGAAAGCGTTCTTGCGGCCTGGGTGTCCGTCTATCGCGAGCCGGACCGCCACCCGGATTTCTACGAGCTCGCCGAGAAGCTGGTGGATTTCGAAGGCCATTTCCGCCGCTGGCGATTCAATCACATGACGACCGTGGAGCGCGTGATCGGATTCAAGCAAGGCACCGCCGGCACGGCGGGCGTCCCGTTTCTGCGCCAGAGGCTCGATGTTGTCCTGTTCCCGGAACTCTGGCAGGCGAGGTCCGAACTATGA